In Dyadobacter subterraneus, a single genomic region encodes these proteins:
- a CDS encoding DUF6056 family protein — protein sequence MLLLLSVLIPLLALSYFNHPSPADDYCYIDTVFKYSWLEAMNFYYSGWTGRYFGIFLNHSNPLIVHSIIGFKIWPVVLLSGFIFAFYSLFRHLTPTLSRAAHLGFAGVVFFLYILKMPSIVEGFYWMAAFVTYTVPNILTLFWVCVVLDWYRQDTKKMLLATLANFFVFAIIGSSETNLLIIFLLVAALWFYRIIFHRKIDGLMISLLIVTILSGYFLFSSPGNAARMGGNPMGGNVVFSVVSSFKKLAELSIGWITKTPLLIFSLAWLIVLSKISVGARNYFSMPVWFAVALYIGILAAQIVPSYFGVGIDPTPRVINCVYLFFLIGWFYVIGVVFHYFHQRYTGEFRLSFLRYGVLYSLLVLSIAFSFFRSANVKMIYSDLLRGKAAAFSRETNERYALIQNSKDAIVYLPPIKTRPISLYYDDITTNRGHWWNKCMAGYFGKEAIIMKETK from the coding sequence ATGCTTTTATTATTAAGCGTGCTTATACCTTTGCTGGCACTATCGTATTTTAATCATCCATCTCCTGCCGACGATTATTGCTACATCGATACGGTTTTTAAATACAGCTGGCTCGAAGCGATGAATTTTTATTATTCGGGCTGGACGGGACGGTATTTCGGTATTTTTCTCAATCACTCAAATCCTTTAATTGTTCATTCCATTATTGGTTTCAAAATTTGGCCAGTTGTCCTTTTATCAGGATTTATCTTTGCATTTTACAGCTTGTTCAGGCATTTGACGCCTACATTGTCCCGGGCTGCGCACCTTGGTTTTGCCGGTGTTGTATTTTTCCTTTACATACTAAAAATGCCAAGTATTGTTGAAGGATTTTACTGGATGGCCGCTTTCGTAACCTACACCGTCCCTAATATTCTTACGTTATTTTGGGTTTGCGTCGTTCTGGACTGGTATCGGCAGGATACTAAAAAAATGCTGCTGGCAACGCTGGCTAACTTTTTTGTTTTTGCCATCATTGGGAGCAGTGAAACCAACTTGTTAATCATCTTTTTGTTGGTAGCCGCCTTATGGTTTTACCGAATTATTTTCCATCGTAAAATTGATGGATTGATGATCAGTCTATTGATTGTCACCATTTTATCCGGCTATTTCTTGTTTAGTTCTCCTGGTAATGCCGCACGTATGGGCGGAAATCCGATGGGTGGCAACGTGGTATTTTCAGTTGTGTCGTCTTTCAAAAAACTGGCAGAATTGAGTATTGGCTGGATTACAAAGACGCCATTGCTTATCTTCTCTCTGGCCTGGCTCATTGTGCTTTCCAAGATTTCCGTAGGTGCAAGAAATTATTTCTCGATGCCCGTTTGGTTTGCAGTTGCATTGTATATTGGCATTCTGGCCGCGCAAATTGTTCCTTCTTATTTTGGCGTTGGTATTGATCCGACACCGCGTGTAATCAACTGTGTCTATTTATTTTTCCTGATCGGCTGGTTTTATGTGATCGGCGTTGTCTTTCATTATTTTCATCAACGTTACACGGGAGAGTTTCGCTTATCCTTTCTCAGATACGGAGTTTTATATTCTCTTTTAGTGCTCTCAATCGCGTTTTCGTTTTTTCGAAGTGCAAATGTTAAGATGATTTATTCCGATTTGTTGAGAGGGAAAGCGGCCGCATTTAGCAGGGAGACGAATGAGCGTTACGCCTTGATTCAAAATTCAAAAGATGCAATTGTCTATTTGCCTCCAATAAAAACCCGACCGATATCACTTTATTATGATGATATTACCACCAACCGCGGACACTGGTGGAATAAATGTATGGCGGGCTATTTTGGAAAAGAGGCTATCATTATGAAAGAAACAAAGTGA
- a CDS encoding glycosyltransferase family 2 protein, giving the protein MNLSRLLLVVPCYNEEAILNLTYSTLKAYYAGIKERGLIAADSKICFVNDGSRDKTWDIIEELCSKDDTIIGVKLSRNFGHQSAIMAGLENYIDDFDCFITIDADLQDDINAITSMIEKHREGAMVVYGVRGDRSSDTWFKRVSAESFYVIMQKMGVPVVFNHADFRLMDRRVLQELGNFKEINMFLRGIVPLVGFRNDKVIYNRLERTAGETKYPLSKMLLFAWNGITSFSTFPMRLVLYFGVFNFMVAMVIVAYIFFSYIIGHTVPGWTSTMLPLTFFSGSNMMALGLIGEYIGKIYEEVKGRPRYIIEKTVNE; this is encoded by the coding sequence ATGAATTTATCCCGTTTACTTTTAGTAGTACCATGTTACAATGAGGAAGCGATTTTGAATCTGACCTATTCAACGCTTAAAGCTTATTATGCTGGTATCAAGGAGCGGGGACTTATAGCGGCCGATAGTAAAATCTGCTTTGTTAATGACGGCAGCCGGGACAAAACCTGGGATATCATTGAAGAACTTTGCAGCAAAGACGACACGATTATTGGTGTCAAACTTTCCAGAAATTTCGGTCATCAAAGCGCAATCATGGCGGGTTTGGAAAATTATATTGATGACTTTGATTGCTTTATCACCATCGATGCCGATTTACAGGACGATATAAATGCCATTACTTCCATGATTGAAAAACACCGTGAAGGTGCCATGGTCGTTTACGGTGTAAGAGGCGACAGAAGTTCGGATACGTGGTTCAAACGTGTATCAGCAGAGAGTTTTTATGTGATCATGCAGAAAATGGGCGTTCCAGTGGTTTTTAACCACGCAGATTTTCGTTTAATGGATCGCCGGGTACTTCAGGAACTTGGCAACTTCAAGGAAATAAATATGTTTCTTCGCGGTATTGTTCCGCTTGTCGGTTTTCGCAACGACAAGGTAATTTACAATCGTCTGGAACGTACCGCCGGGGAAACGAAATATCCGTTAAGTAAAATGTTGCTTTTCGCCTGGAACGGGATCACTTCCTTTTCTACCTTTCCGATGCGGCTTGTACTTTATTTTGGCGTATTTAATTTTATGGTCGCCATGGTTATTGTCGCCTATATTTTCTTTTCCTACATCATCGGACACACAGTTCCGGGATGGACTTCAACCATGTTACCACTTACTTTTTTCAGTGGCTCCAATATGATGGCACTGGGATTAATCGGCGAGTACATCGGGAAAATTTATGAAGAAGTAAAAGGTCGTCCACGCTACATCATTGAAAAAACAGTTAATGAATAG
- a CDS encoding metal-dependent transcriptional regulator yields the protein MQNSFTEENYLKIIHALSGREGLEVSTNALAESTSTRAASVTDMLRKLAEKGLIHYKKYQGVRLTESGEKVAINVIRKHRLWEVFLVEKLGFGWDEVHDIAEELEHIPSDHLVERLDAFLGHPRFDPHGDPIPDSKGNLTEPDYLILTDVEMGEKVRMMGVLDHAPSFLQHLDRAGITLGCILEIKEINEYDKSASVQIDDKQTLFISLEVSKNLLVQRR from the coding sequence ATGCAGAACTCCTTCACAGAAGAAAATTATTTAAAAATTATTCACGCACTTTCAGGGCGTGAAGGGCTTGAAGTAAGTACCAATGCTTTGGCAGAAAGTACTTCCACGCGTGCTGCATCCGTGACGGATATGCTGCGCAAGCTTGCGGAAAAGGGATTGATACATTATAAAAAGTATCAGGGCGTGAGATTAACGGAATCCGGAGAGAAAGTTGCGATCAATGTAATCCGTAAACATCGCCTTTGGGAAGTGTTTCTGGTTGAAAAACTTGGTTTTGGCTGGGATGAGGTGCATGATATTGCAGAAGAACTTGAACATATTCCGTCAGATCATCTGGTAGAGCGTCTGGATGCATTTCTGGGTCATCCCCGTTTTGATCCGCACGGCGACCCGATTCCTGACTCAAAAGGTAACCTTACAGAACCTGATTACCTGATTCTAACCGATGTTGAAATGGGTGAAAAAGTAAGAATGATGGGTGTTTTGGATCACGCACCTTCGTTTTTGCAGCATCTTGACAGAGCGGGAATTACGCTTGGATGTATTTTGGAGATAAAAGAAATTAATGAATATGATAAATCTGCTTCTGTACAGATTGATGATAAACAAACGTTATTTATAAGTCTTGAGGTTTCTAAAAATTTACTAGTACAACGCCGATGA
- a CDS encoding DMT family transporter: MFTTTTFRSYLHLHFLVLIWGFTAIVGLMVSISPIALVFYRTFLAGLGLAVVMLVKKKKFDVTGADLRRMFFVGCILSSHWILFFAAARVSTASVCLAGMATTSLWTSLIEPLVNRRPIKPLEVGLGILAFAGLYVVFKFEFDHALGLGLALASALLAAMFTVANSRFVQRIDAFTITFYEMVGASLFSLLFLIVAESRGWTNNMPVWPKGQDWIWILFLAWICTVYASTMATQLMKQFSAYLINLTINLEPVYGIALAFFYFGEKERMTQGFYLGTILILLAVLLYPILNGRTFQKRTKTT, from the coding sequence ATGTTCACCACAACAACTTTCAGATCTTATCTCCATCTGCATTTTTTAGTGCTGATCTGGGGTTTTACAGCGATAGTTGGCCTCATGGTTTCGATTTCTCCGATTGCACTTGTTTTTTACAGAACATTTCTGGCAGGTTTGGGCTTGGCTGTTGTGATGTTGGTTAAGAAAAAGAAATTTGATGTAACAGGCGCAGATCTTCGCCGGATGTTTTTTGTAGGATGTATTTTATCTTCTCACTGGATACTTTTTTTTGCCGCTGCCCGTGTTTCGACTGCATCGGTTTGTCTGGCCGGAATGGCTACGACATCCCTCTGGACCAGTTTGATTGAACCTTTGGTGAACCGTCGCCCGATAAAGCCTTTGGAAGTTGGCTTGGGAATATTGGCCTTCGCCGGATTGTATGTCGTTTTTAAATTTGAATTTGATCATGCCTTAGGACTTGGCCTGGCTCTTGCATCAGCGTTATTAGCTGCGATGTTCACCGTGGCAAACAGCAGATTCGTACAGCGAATTGATGCTTTTACCATAACATTTTACGAAATGGTCGGGGCAAGTTTATTTTCTTTGTTATTTCTGATTGTTGCAGAATCCCGGGGATGGACCAATAATATGCCGGTTTGGCCAAAAGGGCAGGACTGGATATGGATTTTATTTCTTGCCTGGATCTGTACCGTGTATGCAAGTACGATGGCTACGCAGCTCATGAAACAGTTCTCAGCCTATCTTATTAACCTGACAATCAACCTTGAACCGGTTTATGGAATCGCGCTGGCTTTTTTCTATTTTGGAGAAAAGGAGAGGATGACACAAGGTTTTTATCTGGGTACAATTTTAATCCTGCTCGCAGTACTTTTGTACCCCATCCTGAATGGAAGAACATTTCAAAAACGAACGAAAACTACTTAA
- a CDS encoding LptF/LptG family permease produces MKILDRYLIKNFLITYFFVAFVIVLIICMIDYTEKVDDFLEKKAPINEILIDYYLNLIPYWINYISPLMVFIATVFFTSRIAARTEIVAMLSSGISFGRILFPYLIGAVVLGAVTFVQVGWILPKANKIRNTFEKTYVKNEYTFSGRNVHITIAPDVYAYLESYNTAAKTGNKFTMETIKGNKLLQKLSADKIVWQDKKKKWTLQNVQVRTIDNLKETLTYPKDMDTTINLFPKDFESNYNLYETFTLPELNTYIALLRSRGADGLEVYLIEKYVRFTQPFAILILTSIGVIVSARKSRRGVGWQIALGFMLAFIYILFFLLSKGVAEAGTVSTLFAVWLPNIVFSFIGLLLYKTLPR; encoded by the coding sequence TTGAAAATATTAGATCGTTATCTGATCAAGAATTTCCTGATTACTTATTTTTTCGTAGCCTTTGTGATCGTACTGATCATTTGTATGATCGACTATACAGAGAAGGTGGACGATTTTCTTGAAAAGAAAGCGCCTATTAATGAAATCCTGATTGATTATTACCTCAACCTGATTCCTTACTGGATTAATTACATCAGTCCGCTGATGGTTTTTATTGCAACAGTTTTTTTTACATCCAGGATTGCAGCCCGGACGGAAATTGTGGCCATGCTTAGCAGTGGAATAAGTTTTGGCCGGATTTTATTTCCTTATCTGATTGGCGCTGTGGTACTGGGGGCTGTTACATTTGTTCAGGTGGGGTGGATTTTACCAAAGGCAAATAAAATCCGCAATACTTTTGAAAAAACTTATGTAAAAAACGAATATACTTTCAGTGGACGTAATGTGCATATAACGATTGCTCCTGATGTTTATGCCTATCTTGAAAGCTACAATACAGCTGCAAAGACCGGGAATAAATTCACAATGGAAACAATCAAAGGAAATAAACTTCTTCAAAAATTGTCTGCCGACAAAATCGTTTGGCAGGATAAAAAGAAAAAATGGACACTTCAGAATGTGCAGGTCAGGACGATTGACAACCTGAAAGAAACGCTCACTTATCCAAAAGATATGGATACGACGATCAATTTGTTTCCCAAGGATTTTGAAAGTAATTATAACCTTTACGAAACTTTCACCCTACCTGAACTCAATACCTACATTGCACTTTTGCGAAGCCGGGGAGCTGATGGACTGGAAGTTTACCTGATTGAAAAATATGTGCGCTTTACCCAGCCTTTTGCCATTTTAATCCTGACTTCGATCGGTGTAATTGTATCTGCGCGGAAAAGCAGGCGAGGAGTGGGTTGGCAAATTGCCCTCGGTTTTATGCTGGCGTTTATCTATATTCTGTTTTTCCTGTTGTCAAAAGGAGTGGCCGAAGCAGGAACTGTGAGTACTTTATTTGCGGTATGGCTGCCAAATATTGTGTTTTCGTTCATTGGATTGTTGTTGTATAAAACATTACCAAGATAA